In one window of Patescibacteria group bacterium DNA:
- the raiA gene encoding ribosome-associated translation inhibitor RaiA, which produces MKLQLSTNDFQLTPAIENYLEKKLGKTEKLLSRFDGEFLFEVSIARISHQREGKILELVLNLHLPKKIIRTQEKGGDIYALIDIVEEEIARQVKTEKNKSLTKVRKGARQAKKKIVSDKG; this is translated from the coding sequence ATGAAACTTCAGCTTTCTACTAATGATTTTCAACTGACTCCGGCGATTGAAAATTACTTAGAAAAGAAGCTTGGCAAAACAGAAAAGCTTCTTTCTCGGTTTGATGGCGAGTTTTTGTTTGAGGTTTCCATTGCCAGAATTTCCCATCAGCGAGAAGGCAAGATTTTAGAGCTGGTTCTGAACCTGCATCTGCCGAAGAAAATTATTCGGACCCAAGAGAAAGGCGGCGATATCTACGCCTTGATTGATATTGTCGAAGAAGAAATAGCTCGCCAGGTCAAAACTGAAAAAAACAAATCATTAACTAAGGTTAGAAAAGGGGCGAGGCAAGCAAAGAAAAAAATTGTTTCTGACAAAGGCTAA
- the murB gene encoding UDP-N-acetylmuramate dehydrogenase: MFKVQKNISLKPYTSFKIGGKARFFIQAKTKQNLVTGCELALKESLPILILGGGSNLLINDKKTINAAVILITNQDFEISKNKIKVGAGFGLDSLVKKSVENNLRGLEYLSGIPGTVGGAIYGNAGAYGKSISDYLVEAEVFNGRDFKKFSKLNCQFSYRDSFFKRTKFAIWQGLFELEPGNRKVLENIRQAILAYRQIRYPNKFKSAGSFFKNVSQGKFAKKALKNLPKCAFSGQEVAAGFLIEQVGLLGKIFGGAKIADHQGNYLINFKDAKAEDVIKLAKLARKKVFQKFGVELEPEVQLIGFSNKVF; the protein is encoded by the coding sequence ATGTTTAAGGTTCAAAAAAATATTTCCCTAAAGCCTTATACCAGTTTTAAGATTGGCGGCAAAGCCAGATTTTTTATTCAGGCAAAAACCAAACAGAATTTAGTCACCGGCTGCGAGTTGGCTTTAAAAGAGAGTTTGCCAATTTTAATTTTAGGCGGAGGCAGCAACTTATTGATTAATGATAAGAAAACAATCAATGCTGCGGTAATCCTGATTACCAATCAAGACTTTGAAATTTCTAAAAACAAAATTAAAGTTGGCGCTGGTTTTGGTTTAGACAGTCTAGTTAAGAAAAGCGTTGAAAACAATCTCCGCGGTTTGGAATATTTGTCCGGTATTCCCGGAACAGTTGGCGGCGCTATTTACGGCAATGCCGGCGCTTATGGGAAATCAATCTCTGATTATTTAGTTGAAGCAGAGGTTTTTAATGGCAGAGATTTTAAAAAATTTTCTAAACTTAATTGTCAGTTCAGCTATCGGGACAGCTTTTTCAAGAGAACTAAATTTGCTATCTGGCAAGGTTTATTTGAATTGGAACCGGGCAACAGAAAGGTTTTGGAGAATATCCGACAGGCAATTTTGGCTTATCGCCAGATTCGTTATCCAAATAAATTTAAAAGCGCGGGCAGTTTTTTCAAAAACGTTTCCCAGGGCAAATTTGCCAAAAAAGCCTTAAAAAACTTGCCTAAATGCGCCTTTTCCGGCCAGGAGGTGGCAGCCGGTTTTTTGATTGAGCAAGTTGGTTTGCTGGGTAAAATCTTTGGCGGAGCAAAGATCGCTGATCATCAAGGCAATTATTTGATTAATTTTAAAGATGCTAAGGCCGAAGACGTGATTAAATTGGCAAAATTAGCAAGAAAAAAAGTCTTCCAAAAATTTGGAGTTGAATTGGAGCCAGAAGTGCAGTTGATTGGTTTTAGTAATAAAGTTTTTTAA